One genomic window of Polyangium aurulentum includes the following:
- a CDS encoding peptidylprolyl isomerase encodes MVWPLGSTPARAALVLGIALVCPACTSLATGPGWTDGGLAVLGPRRAAEREVEEARERDRLARLPSKIGARHILVMHARSQSKPETISRSREEARKKAQQCLDTLRGGGAWEAVLKECSDEPGAIERGGDLGVFERGQMVRTFSDAAFQLSVGQISQLVETPYGFHIIQRTE; translated from the coding sequence ATGGTTTGGCCCCTCGGATCCACCCCCGCGCGCGCCGCGCTCGTCCTCGGCATCGCGCTCGTCTGCCCTGCCTGCACCTCGCTGGCGACGGGCCCGGGCTGGACCGACGGAGGCCTCGCCGTCCTCGGGCCTCGCCGAGCGGCCGAGCGCGAGGTCGAGGAGGCGCGCGAGCGCGATCGCCTCGCCCGGCTGCCGTCGAAGATCGGCGCGCGCCACATCCTGGTGATGCACGCGCGCTCGCAGTCGAAGCCCGAGACCATCAGCCGCTCGCGCGAAGAGGCCCGCAAGAAGGCGCAGCAATGCCTCGATACGCTGCGCGGGGGCGGGGCGTGGGAGGCGGTGCTCAAAGAGTGCAGCGACGAGCCGGGGGCGATCGAGCGCGGGGGCGATCTCGGCGTGTTCGAGCGCGGGCAGATGGTCCGCACCTTCTCGGACGCCGCCTTTCAGCTCTCGGTGGGTCAAATCAGCCAGCTCGTCGAGACCCCGTACGGCTTCCACATCATCCAGCGCACCGAATAA
- a CDS encoding radical SAM protein, with protein MPLLDVVLGYDCNLACTYCTITDEMRRRAMPAERIAREIDRAAARGYRDVAFTGGEPTIRSDLPALVRHAKKRGFEHVKVASNGLRYAHAAYLDLLVAAGVDQFNMSMHAPSDEAYEETVQREGTAALRRQAIANLVERGLDPVADLILKEDTYRGTRAWVEALEAQGVRRFALWLVSLTDNNAPNVHQLPRLPDVAVRAREAFDAGRQGGFEVVALHIPRCFLPGYEDHVRHPGADLVTVVTPDEVFELKSSRLTGGVKPAGCEGCRWFDACPGLRPDYVARHGGGEVRRLPVL; from the coding sequence GTGCCGCTCCTCGACGTCGTGCTCGGCTACGACTGCAACCTCGCCTGCACGTACTGCACGATCACGGACGAGATGCGCCGCCGGGCCATGCCAGCCGAGCGCATCGCCCGCGAGATCGACCGCGCCGCCGCCCGCGGCTACCGCGACGTCGCGTTCACCGGCGGCGAGCCCACGATCCGCAGCGACCTGCCCGCGCTCGTGCGGCACGCCAAAAAGCGCGGCTTCGAGCACGTGAAGGTGGCCTCGAACGGCCTGCGGTACGCGCACGCGGCCTACCTCGACCTGCTCGTCGCGGCGGGCGTCGACCAGTTCAACATGTCGATGCACGCGCCCTCGGACGAGGCCTACGAGGAGACCGTGCAGCGCGAGGGCACGGCGGCGCTGCGGCGCCAGGCGATCGCGAACCTGGTGGAGCGCGGGCTCGATCCGGTGGCGGACCTGATCTTGAAGGAGGACACCTACCGGGGGACGCGCGCGTGGGTCGAGGCGCTGGAGGCCCAAGGCGTGCGGCGCTTCGCGCTCTGGCTCGTCTCGCTGACGGACAACAACGCGCCGAACGTGCACCAGCTCCCGCGGCTGCCGGACGTGGCGGTGCGCGCGAGGGAAGCGTTCGATGCGGGCCGGCAAGGCGGCTTCGAGGTCGTCGCGCTGCACATCCCGCGCTGCTTCTTGCCGGGCTACGAGGATCACGTGCGGCACCCGGGCGCGGACCTCGTGACGGTGGTGACCCCCGACGAGGTGTTCGAGCTGAAGAGCTCCCGGCTCACGGGCGGCGTCAAGCCCGCGGGGTGCGAGGGCTGCCGCTGGTTCGACGCGTGCCCGGGGCTTCGGCCGGACTACGTGGCGCGGCACGGCGGGGGCGAGGTGCGCAGGTTGCCGGTGCTCTAG
- a CDS encoding (2Fe-2S)-binding protein, protein MKTLVCRCEDVTLHELESAMERGYRDIESVKRYTGFGTGWCQGKWCLALCARLIRERGGDVDKPITPRPPYHPVPLAVLAGLDALDLSGGGPEHHAEDDGEER, encoded by the coding sequence ATGAAGACGCTCGTTTGCCGGTGCGAGGACGTGACGCTGCACGAGCTCGAGTCCGCGATGGAGCGCGGCTACCGGGACATCGAGTCCGTCAAGCGCTACACGGGCTTCGGCACGGGCTGGTGTCAGGGCAAGTGGTGCCTGGCTCTGTGCGCGCGCCTCATCCGCGAGCGCGGCGGCGACGTCGACAAACCCATCACGCCCCGCCCGCCCTACCATCCGGTTCCGCTCGCGGTCCTCGCGGGCCTCGACGCGCTCGACCTGTCCGGCGGAGGGCCCGAGCACCACGCCGAGGACGACGGCGAAGAGCGCTAG
- a CDS encoding GAF domain-containing protein: MTTRPPTDAITIRPPPTSVPSESMPPPSPVVGGKALIHGKGEVRLDRVLDFVSFVTKPMPLSLLLDEAPKRIAQIVQADIVSLYLLEGDGATLVLRGNLGFSGAARGKVRLSVGEGLTGMAVECMRPVSAVQAPEHVRWRPFAEIEGESRYPVFLAVPILGHNRALGAIVVQRGGDRAFKPSDVRLLVSLTAPIASAVRHAQVLDELRDKNRRRTGGGTRKVTLPGVPVVSGRCLGAVAALRRPATSPTRKAGGEDAKLLRWAFETAEKALSRLVGRSQQLGMARDAAFLSNYLLMVSDERMRSRAFELIGEGLGVAQALGTVAREAVRAANGIVGDPFMQERARDMEDLCDALLMLASPDARAELPSKAVLIGDQLTVFDLLVSSRAHPVGVALTERSAGPRTQVLLKLLGVPAIIDTEGLFRWASPGDVVLIDADHGFLVINPSRAEMATLRAERRKEKTSEEEGEGAFDGDMGD, from the coding sequence ATGACGACCCGTCCTCCCACAGACGCGATCACGATCCGGCCGCCGCCGACCTCGGTCCCGAGCGAGTCCATGCCTCCGCCCTCGCCGGTCGTCGGCGGCAAGGCGTTGATCCACGGCAAGGGCGAGGTCCGGCTCGACCGCGTGCTCGACTTCGTCTCGTTCGTGACGAAGCCCATGCCGCTGTCGCTCCTGCTCGACGAGGCGCCGAAGCGCATCGCGCAGATCGTGCAGGCGGACATCGTCTCGCTCTACCTGCTCGAGGGCGACGGGGCGACGTTGGTGCTGCGCGGCAACCTGGGTTTCTCCGGCGCCGCGCGCGGCAAGGTGAGGCTGTCGGTGGGCGAAGGGCTCACGGGCATGGCCGTCGAGTGCATGCGCCCGGTGTCGGCCGTTCAAGCGCCGGAGCACGTGCGCTGGCGCCCGTTCGCGGAGATCGAAGGCGAGTCGCGCTATCCGGTGTTCCTCGCGGTCCCGATCCTCGGGCACAACCGCGCGCTCGGGGCGATCGTCGTGCAGCGCGGCGGCGATCGCGCGTTCAAGCCGAGCGACGTTCGCCTGCTCGTGTCGCTCACGGCGCCGATCGCGTCGGCCGTGCGTCACGCGCAGGTGCTCGACGAGCTGCGGGACAAGAACCGCCGGCGCACCGGAGGAGGCACGCGCAAGGTGACGCTCCCGGGTGTGCCCGTGGTCTCGGGTCGCTGCCTCGGCGCGGTGGCTGCGCTCAGGCGTCCGGCCACGTCGCCGACGCGCAAGGCGGGAGGCGAGGACGCGAAGCTGCTCCGCTGGGCCTTCGAGACGGCCGAGAAGGCGCTGTCGCGGCTCGTGGGTCGCTCGCAGCAGCTCGGCATGGCGCGCGACGCTGCGTTCTTGTCGAACTACCTGCTCATGGTGAGCGACGAGCGGATGCGCTCGCGCGCCTTCGAGCTCATCGGCGAGGGGCTCGGCGTGGCGCAGGCGCTCGGCACGGTGGCGCGCGAGGCGGTGCGCGCGGCAAACGGCATCGTGGGCGACCCGTTCATGCAGGAGCGGGCGCGCGACATGGAGGATCTCTGCGACGCGCTGCTCATGCTCGCCTCACCCGACGCGCGGGCGGAGCTGCCTTCGAAGGCCGTGCTGATCGGCGATCAGCTCACGGTCTTCGACCTGCTCGTCTCGTCGCGCGCGCATCCCGTGGGCGTCGCGCTCACCGAGCGGTCTGCGGGGCCGCGCACGCAGGTGCTGCTCAAGCTCCTCGGCGTGCCGGCGATCATCGACACCGAGGGCCTGTTCCGGTGGGCCTCACCGGGCGACGTCGTGCTGATCGACGCCGATCATGGCTTCCTCGTGATCAACCCGTCGCGCGCGGAGATGGCCACGCTGCGCGCCGAGCGCCGCAAGGAAAAGACGAGCGAAGAGGAAGGCGAAGGCGCCTTCGACGGCGATATGGGCGACTGA
- a CDS encoding acyl-CoA reductase, translated as MSRDEGARDRVLRVVAAGRRVADPADPLGQTARRRLLETSGLSAEGIELALCEHLETRPTDADIDALVASCGAAPRCHVVLSANVPTGALRAIALGVATSREVFVRPSRRDPVLAELLVEALRGDDAFVRAGGGSIALVEHAAPAPSDELHVYGSDAAVRALEEASPEGVVIRGHGSGLGLAVVGASVELEHAARAVARDVVPFDQRGCLSPRMVLVEGDGERVEALGRALVRALDEAGARVPRGPIDAATEAEIALYRAAMEAVGELHAGRGCVVGIDPAPRSLPLPPAARVVHMAAASSGDVNRLLARWASLVTTVGVGDDGELARSVLACVPWARRAQLGCMQRPPLDGPVDRRPQSGPRPRAAAGVLGRSS; from the coding sequence GTGAGCCGCGACGAGGGCGCGCGCGACCGCGTGCTGCGGGTCGTCGCGGCGGGGCGGAGGGTCGCCGATCCGGCAGATCCGCTCGGACAAACCGCGCGGCGGCGCCTCCTCGAGACGAGCGGGCTCAGCGCCGAGGGGATCGAGCTCGCGCTCTGCGAGCACCTCGAGACACGGCCGACCGATGCGGACATCGACGCGCTCGTCGCGAGCTGCGGAGCTGCGCCGCGTTGCCACGTCGTGCTCTCGGCGAACGTGCCCACGGGCGCGCTGCGGGCGATCGCGCTCGGCGTGGCCACGTCCCGCGAGGTGTTTGTCCGTCCGTCACGCCGTGATCCGGTGCTGGCCGAGCTGCTCGTGGAGGCGCTTCGAGGCGACGACGCGTTCGTTCGCGCGGGTGGTGGCTCGATCGCGCTCGTCGAGCACGCCGCGCCTGCGCCGTCCGACGAGCTGCACGTCTACGGCTCCGATGCTGCGGTGCGCGCGCTGGAGGAGGCGTCGCCGGAGGGCGTCGTGATCCGCGGTCACGGCTCGGGGCTCGGGCTCGCGGTGGTGGGAGCTTCCGTCGAGCTCGAGCATGCCGCTCGGGCGGTCGCGCGCGACGTCGTGCCCTTCGATCAGCGGGGGTGTTTGTCCCCGCGCATGGTCCTCGTGGAGGGGGACGGCGAGCGGGTCGAAGCGCTCGGCAGGGCGCTCGTGCGTGCGCTCGACGAGGCCGGCGCGCGCGTCCCGCGAGGTCCGATCGACGCGGCGACGGAGGCGGAGATCGCGCTCTACCGCGCCGCGATGGAGGCGGTCGGAGAGCTCCACGCTGGGCGTGGGTGCGTGGTTGGGATCGATCCTGCTCCCCGCTCGCTCCCTCTGCCACCTGCGGCGCGGGTCGTGCACATGGCGGCGGCGTCCTCCGGGGATGTGAATCGTTTGCTCGCGCGGTGGGCCAGTCTCGTGACCACCGTGGGCGTGGGGGATGACGGAGAGCTCGCGCGTTCCGTGCTCGCCTGCGTTCCCTGGGCGCGCCGTGCTCAGCTCGGCTGCATGCAGCGCCCGCCGCTCGATGGTCCGGTCGATCGCCGCCCACAGAGCGGACCTCGGCCGCGCGCCGCAGCCGGTGTCCTCGGACGATCGTCCTGA
- a CDS encoding acyl-protein synthetase: MENRAESDALHARVQAFIEGAMRGAEPERFDDLALAIARFQATNVPALGRLCRARGVDLAAAREAEAIPALPCDVFRLARVAAHPPSEDERVFRTSGTSQGAEARGEHPFRSTATYALAALRWGAQMLWPDRASMRTIVLAPPLEEAPDSSLGFMIDRFVAALGGPSSFHVRGGRLDLEGVARACAQARAEGEPVLVLGTSFAFVHLLDDAAALDLSLPSGSRAMQTGGFKGRSREVEPAELRRGIATAFALPETHVVGEYGMTELSSQLYEGTLCAALGKLSSGRHGVYLGPSWVRVTAVDPVHLAPLPTGETGILRIVDLANVDSSVAIQTSDRGRVTAEGVELLGRAPGAVPRGCSLAIEELFARGGSEAG; the protein is encoded by the coding sequence GTGGAAAACCGGGCCGAGAGCGACGCTTTGCACGCGCGCGTGCAAGCGTTCATCGAGGGAGCGATGCGCGGGGCAGAGCCCGAGCGCTTCGACGACCTCGCGCTCGCGATCGCCCGGTTTCAAGCGACGAACGTGCCCGCGCTGGGCCGCCTCTGCCGGGCGCGCGGCGTGGATCTCGCGGCCGCACGCGAGGCCGAGGCGATCCCGGCGCTGCCCTGCGACGTCTTCCGGCTCGCGCGCGTCGCGGCGCATCCGCCTTCCGAGGACGAGCGCGTCTTCCGCACGAGCGGCACCTCGCAGGGGGCCGAGGCGCGTGGGGAGCACCCCTTCCGTTCCACGGCCACGTACGCGCTCGCGGCGCTGCGCTGGGGCGCCCAGATGCTCTGGCCCGACCGCGCGTCGATGCGGACGATCGTGCTCGCCCCGCCGCTGGAGGAGGCGCCCGACTCGTCGCTCGGCTTCATGATCGACAGGTTCGTCGCGGCGCTCGGAGGCCCTTCGAGCTTCCACGTGCGCGGCGGTCGCCTCGACCTCGAGGGCGTCGCGCGCGCTTGCGCGCAGGCGCGTGCCGAGGGCGAGCCCGTGCTCGTGCTCGGGACCTCGTTCGCGTTCGTGCACCTGCTCGACGATGCGGCGGCGCTCGATCTGTCGCTGCCGTCGGGCAGCCGCGCGATGCAGACGGGTGGGTTCAAGGGCCGCTCGCGCGAGGTGGAGCCCGCCGAGCTGAGGCGCGGCATCGCGACCGCGTTCGCGCTTCCGGAGACGCACGTGGTCGGCGAGTACGGGATGACCGAGCTGTCGAGCCAGCTCTACGAGGGCACGCTCTGCGCGGCGCTCGGCAAGCTGTCTTCGGGCCGGCATGGCGTCTATCTCGGCCCGTCCTGGGTGCGCGTGACCGCGGTCGATCCCGTTCACCTCGCGCCCCTGCCCACGGGCGAGACGGGCATCCTGCGGATCGTGGATCTCGCGAACGTGGACTCGTCGGTCGCGATCCAGACGTCGGACCGCGGGCGGGTGACGGCCGAGGGCGTGGAGCTGCTCGGTCGAGCGCCCGGCGCCGTGCCGCGTGGCTGCTCGCTGGCGATCGAGGAGCTGTTTGCGCGGGGCGGTTCGGAGGCGGGGTGA
- a CDS encoding aminotransferase class III-fold pyridoxal phosphate-dependent enzyme, with the protein MPLSEFPQPAEEPTGDQLPEIRVAPPGPASKSALGRLERVECPAFGHRRSARETLSGADMAPIVLASGKGSNVFDLDGNRYVDLAAGFGSVLLGHGAPAVTRAIEAQTDRMIQALGDVYAADIKVGLLERLSSLHPAGSAQVILGQSGGDAVTAALKTAALATGKPGVVAFEGAYHGLGYGPLAACGLRESYRAPFAEQLNPHVTFAPYPATEADLDRALGAVEKALAAGNVGAVLVEPILGRGGVVVPPDAFLKSLVELAHRHGALVIADEVWTGLGRSGAMVRSSAVGAAVDILCLGKGLGGGLPISACLAPESIMAAWTRGAEVIHTSTHAGAPLACAAAIAVLDSLRFRQTVPKAREAGNRTKEYLRALLQGVAGVVEVRGEGLMLGIALESGDLALRAMRRMLEAGYIVLTGGQKGEVITWTPPLTIAEEQLTAASNALKEALSA; encoded by the coding sequence ATGCCGCTCAGCGAGTTCCCGCAACCAGCGGAAGAGCCCACGGGTGATCAGCTCCCCGAGATTCGCGTCGCGCCGCCTGGGCCCGCGTCCAAGAGCGCCTTGGGGCGCCTCGAGCGCGTCGAGTGCCCAGCCTTCGGTCACCGTCGCTCCGCGCGCGAGACCCTGAGCGGCGCCGACATGGCGCCCATCGTGCTCGCCTCGGGCAAGGGCAGTAACGTCTTCGACCTCGACGGCAACCGCTACGTCGACCTCGCCGCCGGCTTCGGCTCGGTGCTGCTCGGTCACGGCGCCCCCGCGGTGACGCGCGCCATCGAGGCGCAGACCGACCGCATGATCCAGGCGCTCGGCGACGTGTACGCGGCCGACATCAAGGTCGGCCTGCTCGAGCGCCTGTCGTCGCTGCACCCGGCCGGCAGCGCTCAGGTGATCCTCGGCCAGAGCGGCGGCGACGCGGTCACGGCCGCGCTCAAGACCGCGGCGCTCGCGACGGGCAAACCTGGCGTCGTGGCCTTCGAGGGCGCCTACCACGGCCTCGGCTACGGGCCGCTCGCGGCGTGCGGGCTGCGCGAGAGCTACCGCGCGCCGTTCGCCGAGCAGCTCAACCCGCACGTCACGTTCGCGCCTTACCCCGCGACCGAGGCCGATCTGGACCGCGCGCTCGGCGCCGTCGAGAAGGCGCTCGCGGCCGGGAACGTGGGCGCGGTGCTCGTCGAGCCGATCCTCGGCCGAGGCGGCGTGGTCGTGCCGCCGGACGCGTTCTTGAAGAGCCTCGTCGAGCTCGCCCATCGTCATGGCGCGCTCGTCATCGCCGACGAGGTGTGGACCGGGCTCGGTCGCTCGGGCGCGATGGTGCGGTCCTCGGCCGTGGGCGCGGCGGTCGACATCCTCTGCCTGGGCAAGGGCCTCGGCGGCGGCTTGCCGATCTCGGCGTGCCTCGCGCCCGAGTCGATCATGGCCGCGTGGACGCGCGGGGCCGAGGTCATCCACACCTCGACGCACGCAGGCGCGCCGCTCGCGTGCGCTGCGGCGATCGCGGTGCTCGACTCGCTGCGCTTCCGCCAGACCGTGCCCAAGGCGCGCGAGGCGGGCAACCGGACGAAGGAGTACCTCCGCGCGCTGCTCCAGGGCGTCGCGGGCGTGGTCGAGGTGCGCGGCGAGGGCCTGATGCTCGGCATCGCGCTCGAGAGCGGCGACCTCGCCCTGCGCGCGATGCGGCGCATGCTCGAGGCCGGCTACATCGTGCTGACGGGCGGACAGAAGGGCGAGGTGATCACCTGGACGCCGCCGCTCACCATCGCCGAAGAGCAGCTCACGGCAGCGTCGAACGCCCTGAAAGAGGCCCTGTCGGCCTGA
- a CDS encoding GGDEF domain-containing protein, giving the protein MNDFDEKTRVTTVVQPPPGGGVGPKAATDCLVVIYTKEPTLLGKRFVLEHNPTRVGRGADNHVVLDGDSVSRRHAQFRQKGNEWVIVDDGSTNGTYCNDEQISREVVLRNGDRVKIGPTIFKYLSGADVEAQYHEEIYRMTIMDGLTQIYNKRYLYEALEREMIRGRRHERELSILMFDIDHFKRINDVHGHLAGDYVLKEVARVVTARIRRDEVFARYGGEEFAIILPETSLQGAVQLGETLRQKVADHQFVFQADSIKVTISLGAAILLEADKAASDLIKRADEKLYQAKRSGRNRICS; this is encoded by the coding sequence GTGAACGACTTCGACGAAAAGACTCGAGTTACCACCGTGGTTCAGCCCCCACCGGGCGGGGGAGTGGGCCCGAAGGCTGCGACGGACTGCCTCGTGGTGATCTACACGAAGGAGCCGACGCTGCTCGGCAAGCGCTTCGTGCTGGAGCACAACCCCACGCGCGTCGGGCGCGGCGCGGACAACCACGTGGTGCTCGACGGCGACTCGGTGTCGCGCCGGCACGCGCAGTTCCGGCAGAAGGGCAACGAGTGGGTCATCGTCGACGATGGCAGCACGAACGGCACGTACTGCAATGACGAGCAGATCTCGCGCGAGGTCGTCTTGCGCAACGGCGACCGGGTGAAGATCGGTCCTACGATCTTCAAGTATCTCTCGGGCGCCGACGTCGAGGCGCAGTACCACGAAGAGATCTACCGGATGACCATCATGGATGGTCTCACGCAGATCTACAACAAGCGCTACCTGTACGAGGCGCTCGAGCGCGAGATGATCCGCGGCCGCCGGCACGAGCGCGAGCTGTCGATTCTCATGTTCGACATCGACCATTTCAAGCGCATCAACGACGTGCACGGCCACCTCGCGGGCGACTACGTCCTGAAGGAGGTCGCGCGCGTGGTGACGGCGCGCATCCGCCGCGACGAGGTCTTCGCGCGCTACGGCGGCGAGGAGTTCGCGATCATCCTGCCCGAGACCTCGCTGCAGGGCGCGGTGCAGCTCGGCGAGACGCTCAGGCAGAAGGTCGCCGACCACCAGTTCGTCTTCCAGGCCGACAGCATCAAGGTGACCATCAGCCTGGGCGCCGCGATCTTGCTCGAGGCGGACAAGGCGGCCTCGGACCTCATCAAGCGCGCCGACGAGAAGCTGTACCAGGCCAAGCGCAGCGGCCGTAACCGCATCTGCTCGTAG
- a CDS encoding class II glutamine amidotransferase — MCELLGMECNVPTDIIFSFSGLRQRGGKTGPHADGWGLAFYEGYATRVFLDPEPACHSPLARFLAENPIKTLLAVGHVRKRTRGPTSLANTHPFVRELWGRHWVFAHNGTLPHVRKRKLGRFKPIGTTDSEHAFCVLLESLRSSFSDFPRRPRELWEAVADIGARIAKDGGTFNFLLGDGRHLYARCGTRLCHIIRKAPFGEATLADDDVRVDFSTVTTPRDRVAVVATAPLTTNEVWTQGRPGELWIFDHGRLLATLPSGSADRRAA; from the coding sequence ATGTGCGAGCTTCTCGGGATGGAATGCAACGTCCCCACGGACATCATCTTCTCGTTTTCCGGTTTGCGGCAGCGCGGCGGCAAGACGGGGCCTCATGCCGACGGCTGGGGGCTTGCGTTTTACGAGGGGTACGCGACGCGGGTCTTCCTCGATCCCGAGCCCGCGTGCCATAGCCCTCTCGCCCGCTTTCTCGCGGAAAACCCGATCAAGACGCTGCTCGCGGTCGGGCACGTCCGCAAGCGGACCCGCGGCCCCACGTCGCTCGCGAACACGCACCCGTTCGTCCGCGAGCTGTGGGGGCGGCACTGGGTCTTCGCGCATAACGGCACCCTGCCGCACGTGCGCAAGCGCAAGCTCGGCCGGTTCAAGCCCATCGGCACGACCGACAGCGAGCACGCCTTCTGCGTGCTGCTCGAGTCCTTGCGCTCGAGCTTCTCCGACTTCCCGCGCCGCCCGCGCGAGCTGTGGGAGGCGGTGGCCGACATAGGGGCGCGCATCGCGAAGGACGGCGGGACGTTCAACTTCCTGCTGGGCGACGGCAGGCATCTGTACGCCCGCTGCGGCACGCGCCTCTGTCACATCATCCGCAAGGCGCCTTTTGGCGAGGCGACGCTCGCGGACGACGACGTGCGCGTCGACTTCTCCACGGTGACCACGCCGCGCGATCGCGTCGCCGTCGTCGCCACCGCGCCGCTCACCACGAACGAGGTATGGACGCAGGGCCGCCCGGGCGAGCTCTGGATCTTCGATCACGGCCGCCTGCTCGCGACGCTCCCCTCGGGGAGCGCCGACCGCCGAGCGGCTTGA